A window from Deltaproteobacteria bacterium HGW-Deltaproteobacteria-18 encodes these proteins:
- a CDS encoding TraB family protein produces the protein MDFENLPESVTVIEEGEKKFFLVGTAHVSLESVEDVRRTVEIVNPDSICVELCPARHQAMTRRDDWKRMDIYKVIKEGKAVFLMVQLVLQAFYRKIGDKLGVQPGAEMMEGVRLAQETGATLVLADRDVQVTLKRVWGYLGFWKKFQLLSQLLASIFVDDEVDKALIEDLKKKDQLAAIMGSFAENFPQIKERLIDERDIYLAQKIRKAPGTNIVAVVGAGHVPGMQQYFGREIDLTPLEELPPPSRWGVFWKWGLPGFFVALLVIGFFRGGADASMDAISVWVLVTGIGAALGSLAAFGHPLTVLSSFLAAPITTLHPLIAAGWVAGLVQAWVKKPTVSDLEELPMSVMTVKGFWINPVSRILLVVIFANLGATIGVFVSGSWIASMVF, from the coding sequence GTGGATTTTGAAAATTTGCCCGAAAGCGTGACCGTGATCGAAGAGGGCGAGAAAAAATTTTTTCTCGTCGGCACCGCTCACGTTTCCCTGGAAAGTGTCGAGGATGTGCGACGGACCGTGGAGATCGTGAATCCCGATTCCATCTGCGTCGAACTCTGCCCGGCGCGCCACCAGGCCATGACCCGGCGTGACGACTGGAAACGGATGGACATCTACAAGGTCATCAAGGAGGGCAAGGCCGTCTTTTTGATGGTGCAGCTCGTGCTGCAGGCCTTTTACCGCAAGATCGGCGACAAGCTGGGCGTACAACCCGGCGCGGAGATGATGGAAGGGGTACGCCTGGCACAAGAGACCGGAGCCACTCTGGTCCTGGCCGATCGCGATGTGCAGGTCACCTTGAAGCGCGTCTGGGGCTATCTTGGCTTCTGGAAGAAATTTCAGCTCCTGAGCCAGCTTCTGGCCAGCATTTTCGTCGACGACGAGGTGGACAAGGCCCTCATCGAGGACCTGAAGAAAAAGGACCAGCTGGCCGCCATCATGGGCTCATTTGCGGAAAATTTTCCACAGATCAAGGAGCGTCTCATCGACGAGCGCGACATCTATCTGGCGCAGAAGATCCGCAAGGCGCCGGGCACGAACATCGTGGCCGTGGTCGGAGCAGGTCACGTGCCGGGCATGCAGCAATATTTTGGCCGGGAGATCGATCTGACTCCGCTTGAAGAGCTCCCTCCCCCCTCCAGATGGGGCGTTTTCTGGAAGTGGGGGTTGCCCGGTTTTTTCGTCGCATTGCTGGTCATCGGTTTTTTCCGTGGCGGCGCTGACGCCTCCATGGACGCAATCTCGGTTTGGGTGCTGGTGACCGGCATCGGAGCGGCCCTTGGTTCTCTTGCAGCCTTTGGCCATCCGCTGACCGTGCTTTCGAGTTTTCTGGCCGCGCCCATCACCACGCTGCATCCGTTGATCGCGGCGGGCTGGGTGGCCGGACTTGTCCAGGCCTGGGTCAAGAAGCCCACGGTTTCGGACCTCGAAGAGCTGCCCATGAGCGTCATGACGGTAAAGGGCTTCTGGATCAATCCGGTCAGCCGCATTCTGCTGGTGGTCATTTTCGCCAACCTGGGTGCGACCATCGGCGTGTTCGTCTCCGGAAGCTGGATCGCGAGCATGGTGTTCTAG